A segment of the Ipomoea triloba cultivar NCNSP0323 chromosome 1, ASM357664v1 genome:
ACCGAAGAATTTGAGATTATCTCAGACCATTACACCAAAACTGTATATGCAGTGTAGACTTTTGCTCTTGTAATGCATTTATTGAATATATGCAATGCTGCACCCTTCAAAGGTTGCTTAGAagtgttttgatttttgaagtGCTCCTCTCATTTCTTTATCAAGTGCAGCTTCCTTAAATTCCTTTTCTGTTAAGCTTGGTTTGGTATGTTACCTCTACAAGTTATGATGCACATAAACTTTCAAGGGTGAGCGAGAAATTTAAAGAAACTCTATAACGTTTTTTTTCGTATTGTGTTTTCTTGTTTCTGTGTTACCTAGTTTGTAAGcatgaaaataaattgaaacttgaaaaagaatggttaagAAAACCTTCCAACCTCAACATCCCTCTCTCTCAAATTTGCACAACTTTGGGGTCAACTCCAATGGTTTGGCAGTTGACTTTGtaatcacaaggttacaagtttcaACTCTTAACAGGACTAACTTATTggcctttttggtttgagccggtcagttaTGGACAACCCGAACTTAGGTTGGTTTACTTCCATGTGGTCCTTTACCAACAAAGGTCACAAGACGGGATTTATCCAGTACGGGTTTCTCTgatcattcaaaaaaaaaacaaaaaaaaaactgcacaACTTTAGCTCAGAAAGCAAATATAAATGGTTCGAGGTTAAAACCCTGCATGCCTTGATCATCCATAATCCCAGATGCCCAGATGAGGAAGAACAATTCATCTTATTGCTTAAATCACAAGtttaatgaaatgaaatgtttGCCATTCAGGGGTTTGTCCCCATATTGGCATACCTATTACAACCTTTGGCTTCCATAAGAGctagtatatatgtgtatatatgtcatCTATCTCTGTAATTTTTGGTactaaaaagaaggaaaaagaatgTGTTTTATTGGGGTTGGCAGAAGAACCTGCTGAGGATGGGTGAAAATTGTCCAACCACGCCTAGTCCTCCACGGTCATATCCAACCGAATGTATAAATATGAATCCTATCTCTTACATTCTTCTCTGCTGAGAAATCCCCTTGATCTCTCAATTCTTCTGAGATGCTGCAAATCTGCAATATATCCCTTTCTATAGCTGCTGTACATGGAACATATATGCTGTTTGACTGCATTTTAGTCTCAGAAGCCTATTCCTGAAAGAATTGGACTTCTACTTAGTATTTACATGACTTGTGTGATCTGGAACAGGTTCAGTTCCTAATTCCTCATCTTCTGCGCGGTGTGGCTTCACAGAACCATCCAGGTCCCCGTGATGCCTCTGCTCGTGGGCTGCTTCGACAGTCCAGGTTAGCACGAGAGCCACCATCACCACCGAGAGGAAAACCAGCGCCTTCCACACCAAATGTCCATTCCTCTTTAAAGGTGTGCAGTGGTTTTCAAGAATATCAGCAAATGCATCGTTCACTGTTTTACACTCGACTAGTCTCTCCATCCCGGGGTACACTTTCAGTATGTTCTGAATTGACGTTGCATAAGCCTGCATCGTGTCGAATTCCCTCGGGGTGATCATGATTCCCCCGTTGCAGTTTGGATCAGTACAAGTCACCACCTTCAGTAGCTTCAGGAAACAAGTGCAATTACAATATCAGCAGGTGAGCTCAAAATGGTCATTCTGATTTATGTAAAAAAATGATTTAGAATGCCTATTTTAGCTTCCCGAGCATAgactatataaaatataagcGTATAGTCTCactatcagtttaaacttttagctAACACGGAACACATCCTTCAACTTCTATCATACCTGAGGAATGTCTTCTATGCGGATTGTATTTGATGCACATTTATCTGGCTGGTACAGATACTCGGGCGGTTCTGAGAAAGGCTGGCAGATTTGTGCAAAATTTCCATACGATCTCGATATGTTCTCGTTCACCTGAGCATTTCAAAGATTTGAAGAAATCGGGGTAAGCATACTTCTATGAATCCAAAACCATGAACTGTATGCAAATTTATCGGTTTTACAGCTTACCTGATCTACTAGTGTATGAATCCCCTTACTAACATCACCCAGGACTGATCTTGCAGACACTAGTTCATCACAAGGAAGAATTGATCCCAGGCTACTATTGTAAGGATCTTCTTGGAAATTCTCGAAAGCTGTGCATGTGTCTGATGCAAACCTGCAGGTAACAGAAGACATTATTAGCTGTTTTTCATGTTAAAAACCAATACATTTTGGAGATTAAGGTTGAAATACATGAAAAGGGATTAAGGATTGGACATACTTGTCTATGAAGAAGTAAATCCCAAAGAACAACCAGCACAGTACAGTAAGTATCCAACAAAGAACAATCAACCTGCCAACAGATCATTAAAACGTTTCAAGTTCACATTCGAATATCAACTGCCTGCCTTCAACGTTAACATGATTTGATCATACACTTACCAGCGAAGCGTTCTTCTGAACTTGAGAATCCCGAACACTGcaatgaaataaattttatcTGAGTTGagtattttctattttgataGATAAAACGAACACAAGTGCTCTGATTAAAGCAGCCAGCACATATACCTGACAGACAGATGGCTGCAACCAAATTAACTGAAATGATCGCAGTACTTATTATGTACACAATCCTTAAGCCCTTCTCTATTGCCCTCCTGTTTTTCCTCGCTTGCCTCTCGATATCAGCAGCCCGACTGTCCAGGCTCTTGGATGTGGAGGTCAGGAAACGCGTGGCATCAGGACCTTGATCCGTGGCTCCTAAATCTGCACTCATTTCTTTCATCGCCTGAGTTGTGTTGTATATGGTGTTTGATGCCCCATCTGCGGTGTCAATAATTATGTCAACAACTGTATCTGCTCTCGAATGGAACCTCGCGTTCCCTCCAAGGACTAGACCTGATGCAATCCTGAAATTGTTAAAAGGAACTTTCAATTCTCTATGCCTGAGATTGTTCGGTTTTCGTGGGGCAGAGATTCAGAACACATACACTGCTAGAACTGTGAAGAAAATTGCAGAGAGAAAAGGCCACAGATAACACTGCTTGTGACATGGGACTCTTTTCTTGAGcttatttctctctcttttacaGCAAAATGTGGTTACAAGGAGAAATACTCCATAGAAGAAGCCACATAATAGCCACACTACTGCAATGGCATAGCCATATTTACCTGTAAACACAGTGGACTGCACAAAATGTTGCATTTTAGTACTTTGGAAACAAACAACAGAGGTTTGAATActatattatgtttatattcaaaacatgtttttttttggtagtgaTGTTAACTTACACTCCAGTAGTGTTTGTTTCTAATGT
Coding sequences within it:
- the LOC116014932 gene encoding uncharacterized protein LOC116014932, which encodes MWSTMACTRRLAMSSFLLILYVHLITLVVPHLQAFKFGPDRQLLEVNNGIESDGTARIDPLDSFKKYRGGYDIRNKHYWSSTVFTGKYGYAIAVVWLLCGFFYGVFLLVTTFCCKRERNKLKKRVPCHKQCYLWPFLSAIFFTVLAVIASGLVLGGNARFHSRADTVVDIIIDTADGASNTIYNTTQAMKEMSADLGATDQGPDATRFLTSTSKSLDSRAADIERQARKNRRAIEKGLRIVYIISTAIISVNLVAAICLSVFGILKFRRTLRWLIVLCWILTVLCWLFFGIYFFIDKFASDTCTAFENFQEDPYNSSLGSILPCDELVSARSVLGDVSKGIHTLVDQVNENISRSYGNFAQICQPFSEPPEYLYQPDKCASNTIRIEDIPQLLKVVTCTDPNCNGGIMITPREFDTMQAYATSIQNILKVYPGMERLVECKTVNDAFADILENHCTPLKRNGHLVWKALVFLSVVMVALVLTWTVEAAHEQRHHGDLDGSVKPHRAEDEELGTEPVPDHTSHVNTK